One stretch of Anabas testudineus chromosome 24, fAnaTes1.2, whole genome shotgun sequence DNA includes these proteins:
- the LOC113149642 gene encoding clathrin coat assembly protein AP180-like isoform X3 has protein sequence MSGQTLTDRIAAAQYQLTGSDMARAVCKATTHEVMAPKKKHLEYLVSATNTTNVNIPQMADTLFERSTNASWVVVFKALVTTHHMCVYGNERFIQYLASRTSLFNLSNFIDKTGSHGYDMSTFIRRYGRYLNEKAFAYRQMAFDFTRVKKGAEGVMRTMTTEKLLKGMPVLQTQIDTLLEFDVHPKELNNGIINAAFMLLFKDLVKLFASYNDGIINLLEKYFKMKKSDCKEALEIYKRFLTRVTKIGEFMKLAETVGVDKNDIPDINYAPSSILESLETHMNGLEDVKGGKKGEGSPTKGSPTNNVSPTSTPAKSSNAVPTLQPPPGESAGAAAAASSEPAEDSLLDLDPLASSGPSVPSAAPTSWGDLLGSEMGDSLLSEPTLTAEAAPTPAAAAAAAAPPTPAAAEPGVSLAPPTSTAATTSPGATNMDLLGDAFATPAPATEASAAAAEGGAAATSAPAATAGAESTGGDTLAAAAAPAAPGAELMSGDVMKPTVPPQAADVDTSMANMASNLTMGTTAAPQVAPPSWGAPMPGAPGVGAPMMPMVRPGFPATGVTPGAPMSPGAAQSPRKPPPPRNALDDLNIKDFM, from the exons ACCTGGTGTCAGCCACCAATACCACCAACGTGAACATCCCTCAGATGGCTGACACGCTGTTTGAGCGGTCCACCAACGCCAGTTGGGTGGTCGTCTTCAAGGCCCTTGTCACCACCCATCACATGTGTGTCTACGGCAATGAG AGGTTCATTCAGTATTTGGCTTCCAGGACCTCCCTGTTCAACCTGAGCAACTTCATCGACAAAACTGGTTCTCACG gCTACGACATGTCTACATTCATCAGACGGTATGGACGGTACCTGAACGAGAAAGCCTTCGCCTACCGCCAGATGGCTTTTGACTTCACAAGAGTCAAGAAAGG TGCTGAGGGCGTGATGAGGACCATGACCACTGAGAAGCTGTTGAAAGGCATGCCTGTTCTACAGACTCAGATCGACACACTTCTGGAGTTTGAT GTTCATCCCAAGGAGCTGAACAATGGGATCATCAATGCTGCATTTATGCTTCTCTTCAAGGACCTGGTCAAACTGTTTGCGTCGTACAACGACGGAATCATCAACCTTTTAG AGAAATACTTCAAGATGAAGAAGAGCGATTGCAAGGAGGCCTTGGAGATCTACAAGAGGTTCTTGACCAGGGTGACGAAGATTGGAGAATTCATGAAGCTGGCTGAG ACAGTTGGAGTTGACAAAAACGACATTCCTGACATCAACTAC GCCCCAAGCAGTATCCTGGAGTCtctggaaacacacatgaatgGTCTGGAGGATGTAAAGGGTGGAAAGAAGGG TGAAGG GTCTCCAACAAAG GGGTCTCCAACAAACAACGTGTCTCCTACATCGACTCCAGCCAAATCTTCAAACGCCGTTCCCACACTGCAGCCTCCCCCCGGGGAAAGtgctggtgcagctgctgctgcatcttcagAGCCAGCCGAAGA TTCTCTGTTGGACCTGGATCCACTTGCCTCTTCAGGTCCCTCAGTACCATCAGCTGCCCCCACGTCTTGGGGTG ACCTTCTTGGATCGG AAATGGGCGATTCCTTGCTATCTGAACCCACCCTCACGGCAGAGGCCGCCCCTACccccgcagcagcagcagcagcagcagcacctccTACTCCTGCAGCGGCAGAGCCTGGGGTCTCTCTAGCTCCTCCCACTAGCACAGCAGCCACCACCTCCCCTGGCGCCACCAATATGGATCTGTTGGGAG ATGCCTTTGCAACACCTGCTCCTGCCACTGAggcctctgcagcagcagctgagggtGGGGCTGCCGCTACGTCCGCCCCAGCCGCCACTGCTGGAGCTG AGTCGACAGGAGGAGATACcctagctgctgctgctgctcctgctgcccCTGGTGCTGAGCTCAtgtcag GGGATGTAATGAAGCCCACTGTTCCCCCTCAAGCAGCTGATGTTGATACATCCATGGCTAACATGGCAAGTA ATCTCACAATGGGAACCACAGCGGCCCCTCAGGTAGCTCCCCCAAGTTGGGGCGCTCCCATG cCCGGGGCACCAGGTGTTGGAGCTCCCATGATGCCCATGGTGAGGCCAGGCTTCCCTGCCACCGGAGTGACCCCCGGAGCACCG ATGTCCCCTGGAGCAGCCCAGAGCCCCAGAAAGCCTCCACCACCCAGGAACGCTCTGGATGACCTCAATATTAAGGATTTCATGTAG